In Longimicrobiales bacterium, the DNA window CGGGGCCGGCGGGAGCCCGCGCCAGCCGCTGCGATCATGCGCCGGCGCGCGAACGTACCCAGTCGATGAGCAGCCGGGTCGGCACTCCGGCCGCCCCCTTCCGCAGATACGGCGCGGCCTCGTCACGGTATGCGGTGCCGGCAATGTCGAGGTGCGCCCACGGCGTGTCGTCGGAAACGAATTCCTTGAGGAACCAGCCGGCAGTGATGGAGCCGGCGGCACGACCGCCGGAGTTCTTGATATCGGCGATCGTGCTGTCGATCTGCTCGCGATACTCGTCCCAGAGCGGCATCGGCCAGCAGCGCTCGCCCGTTCGCTGGCCCGCAGCACGCACCTGATCGATGAGCTGACCGTTGTTGCCCATGAGGCCCATCGCGTGGTGGCCCAGCGCGACGACGCACGCGCCGGTCAGCGTGGCGCAATCCACGATCGCGGCCGGGTCATAGCGCCGCGCATAGGCGAGCGCGTCGGCCAGCGCCAGACGGCCCTCCGCGTCGGTGTTCACGACCTCGATCGTCTTGCCCAGCAGCGAGCGGATCACGTCGCCAGGCTTGTACGCGGAGCCTGACGGCATGTTCTCGGTGAGCGGGGTCAGCGCCACCACGTTGACCTTGAGCTCGAGCTCGGCAATGGCATGGATGGCGCCGATGACAGCCGCGGCGCCGGACATGTCGTACTTCATCTCCTCCATGCGGTCCGCCGGCTTGATCGAGATGCCGCCGGTATCGAATGTCACGCCCTTGCCCACGAGCACGAGCGGCTTCGCGTCCTTCTCGCCGCCGCGATACTCGAGCGCGACGAAACGCGGCTCCTCCAGCGTGCCCTGCGCCACGGCGAGGAGGGCATGCATGCCCTCCTTCCGCATCTGGTCACGGTCCAGCACGGTGATCTTCAGCTTGAGTCGGTCGGCGATCTCCTTCGCGCGGTCCGCGACGAAGCTCGGCGTCGCCATGTTGCTGGGACGCTGCTGCAGATCGCGTGCGACATTGGCGCCGCGCGCGGTGATGGTGCCGTGCCGTACCGCACGTTCCAGCTCATCGCGCTCGCGATCGTCGTGGGCCATGATCGTGACCCGGTCGAGCGTGGCGCGCGGCGCACTGTCTTCGCTCTGTGTCTTCAGGTCACGGTAGTCCCACGACGCGAGAACCGCTGCCTCGACCGCCGCGAGGCCGGCATAGTAGTCGCCCATGTGCTCGCTCAGATGATGCACGTGGCCGACGGATATGCTCATCTCGCGGATAGCCATCTTCTCCGCGACGCGCACGGCGGCACCGACCGCGCGGCGCAGCCGCTCGACCGTGTGGTCTTCGCGCTTGCCCGCACCGACGAGCAGGACGCGGCGGATGCCGCACGCCGGATCCGGCGGATAGACGGCGAGCGTGTCGCCGCTGCGACCGGCAAAGTCGCCGCTCGCGAGAATGCGGCTCAGGGCACCATCGTAGAGGCCGTCTACCTTGGCAACGAAGCCGGCAGCGCTCGTATCCCGCTCGAACACGTGCAGGACGAGCAGCTCGGTCTTCAGATCGGCGGCGGAAACGCGTGCAGTGGAGATGGTCGGCTCGGCCATGGTCGCGATTGCTCCTCAGGCGCGCTGTGCGATGGGTGCGGTGGTCCGCCCCTGCGGACCGACATACTCCGCCTTGGGTCGGATCAGCCGGTTGTCGTTCAGCTGTTCCTTCACGTGCGCGGTCCAGCCCGCCATGCGCGCGCACGCAAACAGGTTCGTAAACAGGTCCATCGGGATACCGAGTGTGTAGTAGACGGATGCACTGAAGAAATCCACGTTCGGATAGATCTTCTTGCCCTTCCGCTGCATCTCCTCGTGCATCGTGGCCTGTATGTTCTCCGAGATCTGCAGCCAGCGCGTGTCACCACCCCGCTCCAGCAGCTGCTCCGCCAGCTTCTTCAGGATTGGCGCCCGCGGATCCAGCGTGCGGTATACGCGGTGTCCGAATCCCATGATCTTCTCGCCGCGGCCGAGCGCATCGCGCACCCATTGTGCCGCGTTGCCCGGCTGGTCGATCGCGAGCAGCATCTGCATGACGCGCTCGTTCGCGCCGCCGTGCAGCGGCCCCTTCAGCGTGCCTATCGCCGCGGTCACGGCGGAGTGCATATCGGCGAGCGTGCTCGCGGTGACGCGGGCGGAGAACGTCGACGCGTTCATGCCGTGTTCCGCGTGCAGAATCAGCGACGCGTCGATGATGCGCTCGGCGAGGTCGTCGGGCACCGCGCCGTGCATCATGTACAGGAGATTGGCCGCGAGCGAGAGATCCTCGCGCGGTGCGATCGGGTCGCTGCCACGTCGGATTCGCTCGATGGCAGCCGTCAGTGTTATCGTCTGCGCGGTCAGCCGGACCGCCTTGCGATCGGCCGCTTCCGGTGACATGTCCTCCGCGTCAGGATCGGCCGCGGAAAGGGCGGACACGGCCGTCCGCAGAGTCGCCATCGGGTGTCCGTCCGCCGCTACCTTCCGAACGACGTCGAGCACACGTTCATCGACGGCCATGGACGAGGCGAAGCGCCTGCGCAATGCAGTGAGCTGCGTGCCGCTCGGCAGCTCGCCATACCAGAGCAGATGGCAGACCTCTTCGAAGGACGTGTTCCCGGCAAGATCCTCGATGCGATACCCACCGTAGATGAGCTGACCGGCTTCACCGGCAACCTGGCTGATCGTCGTCTGCCCGATGACGACGCCTTCCAGTCCCTTGTTCGTATTCGACATACCAGACGGTCTCTGAGTGCTATGCTGTGCGGGGGTCGGCCACGCAAAAAAGGGCCGCCCCTCCGCCCTGAAGGTGAGGACGCCAGCCCCTCTCGGTTGCGGGCGATAACGCGACCAGGGTGGCGAGTATAGCGACGGCTCAGAGGTGGGGCAAGCGGCGATGAAGGGCCCCCTCCCGATCGGACAGAGGCCGGGGCGGGGTCCTGATCTTGCACCGCCACCGCGCCTTGCCGACACCATACGATGCGACGTACGCTGAGCACGATCGGGCGAATGTAACCAGAGGCGGAATCGATGCGGAAAATGCGGGTGCTGCTGCTGACCGGACTGCTGACTGCCGCAGCGTGCGGCGGTGATGACGGCGAGAACGGGGACGCAGAGCGGGACACGGCACAGATATCAGCGGACAGTGCGGCCGCGGCAGCGCTGCTCACTCCGATCCGGAGCATGAGTCTGACGGAGGTAGAGTTCGGCGACCTGGCGGCGCAGCGCGCGGCGATGCCGGCAGTGCGGCAGTATGCCCAGACGGTCGCGGCGGATCATCGTGCATTGATAGGTGCGCTGGACTCGGTGGCGGCGCTGCATCGTGCCACACTGGTCGAGACGCGCGAGACGCAGGAGCTGGCCAACACCGCACGCATGGCGCATTCCGGGCTCGACGGTCTGGCCGGCCCGGAGTTCGACCTGCCGTTCGTGCGCGCACAGGTGGAGTCGCACCGTCTGCTGGTCGACCAGCTGGATCAGCAGCTGATCCCGTCAGCCACGCAGCCCGACCTGAGGTCCCTGCTCACGGACATTCGCGCGATGGCCGATGCGCATCTCACGCGTGCGCGGCAGCTGCTCGCTCAGCAGCTCGGCGAAACCGATGTGCCGCAGCCGCCGCCCGCCGAGCCGCGTCGTGACCAGCCGACCGGTCAGCCGCTCCCGCCGCCCGACCGATAGCTGCACGCGGTGAGAATCAGCTTCCGGTGAGGGTCGTCTCGAGTGCGTTCAGCAGGTCGACGGCGTGAGCGGCCAGGTCGAGAGCGCCGGCGTTGTCGCCGCTACGGAGGCGCATATCCGCGCGGCGCAGCATGTCGCTGGCCGATTCATACATCCGCTCGAGTCGTGAGACATCCCTGAGCGCGGCGGCCGCAGCGAGCTTCTGCTCCTGCTCGTCGACGCGCCGCCGACTCCAGTCGATCACATCCGCCACAGCATCCGGCCCGAGCACCGCGAGCACCACCCCGATCTGAGCACTCCGCGCGGCCTCGGCCGCGGCCTGCGCGTGCGCGCGATCGTCGGACCGTGCTGCATCGTGCGCAGCAGCGCGGAGTGCGTTCACTTCGGCCAGCGCATCCGGTGCCGAGCGCAGGGCCAGCCGCCTCGCAGCGTCGTCGAACAGATCCTGCAGCGATGGGAGGCGCGCCGCGCCGGCAATTGCAGCACGCATGCGATCGGTGCGCGCAGCGGCTCGAGTCGCCGCGTCGAGCGCCTCGAGGTCGCTCGACGCCGTCCGCGCGAGATCAAGCAGGTCCGGCAGGTCCTTCAGGATCGCAGCCGCCTCCGGCACGGCAATGCCGGATTGCGCGAGTGCTTCACTGCGCGCGCCGAGGATCGCGGCTTCCTCGCTCACGCCGCGAATTGTCCGGCGCACCACATCGCGGTCGTGGACGAGGAGTACGATGCGAAGCTGCTCCTCGCGCAGTGCGCGTCGCAGGGCCGGTCGCTCATCCACGGCCGCTCCGTCGAGCCGGTGCTGGATGAGCGCGACGCTGCGGACCAGCTCGCGGGCGGCAGCGATCCCCTGCTCGCTGTGGACTCTGCCGATCGCTGAATAGAGAAGGCCGGACAATGTCAGGGATGACTGCCGGGGACCGTCGGCAAGCGAGAGTGCCGCCAGGTCGGTCTCGTCCAGAGGCTCGACCGGAGTCCGCTCACACGCGGCGGTCGAGAACGTGAACAGAAGCAGAAGAGTTGCGGGTCCGCGTATGCGCATTGCTGCTCCAGAGGTGCCCGGTACGGCCGTCCTCAATCAACGCCCGGGCGACTGCGATCCGGACACGCGCTGCTACTTCGCGGACGCGCGCGCCCGTCCGCCGGCCACCCTGTACTGTAGCAGCGTATGGTAGGGTGCCTGACCGTCGCCGGTACGACCAACGATCTGGAGCGTCGTACCCTGTGGCGCCGTCTCGCCGTGAAACCGGGTTCCGTTCCGGCGGAGCTGTGTCCACTGCCCGCCACTCACCATGGCCACTTCGGCAGCACCGGGCCATTCCACCTCGACGACGACATTCGTCGATGCCGGCAGCGTGCCCGACACGGGGGCCTGGAGAACACGTACGTGGCCGCCGAGCGGGCCTGCAAGCGGGAAGTCTGTAACCCCGGCGGTCAGTGCGGTCGCACGGATCACTTCGGGGCTGAACCCGACGCCGATGAGCGAGCGCGGCACGAGCCGCATCCTCTCGAAATCACGACGATCGAGCGGCTGGTCCACCAGCTGCCACTCGGCGTCCTCCGGGAAATGCGACAGGATGAGCTCGTCCGGCTGCACGAGAAAGAAGTCCCATGTAAAGCGCGGCTCGAATTTCCGACCATCGATCACACCCGCGCCCCACGTCGGATCGATGAGGCGCCACTCGCCGGCGATGTACATGGCCAGCCACGCGTGATTGGGCTTCTTCGTCGACCGGCCGAACACGTAGTCCACGCCCTTCGCGTAACCGGTGATCGGAACGGCGTCGAGTCCCACCTCGCGCGCGAGGCGCTGGTAGAGCGCGACGTAGCCGCCGCACAGCGCGCTCCGGTGACGGAACACGTCTTCCGCGGATTCGTGACCGTCTGCGCCGCGAAAGAACGCCGACGCATCGTAGCGGATGTTACGGGCCACCCACTCATACAGTACGGCCCCGCGCGCGCTGTCCGATCGCGCCGCGCCCGCAAGGGACCGGGCGAGCTCCGCGATCGCGACGGAATCGCCGATCTGGCGTGCCGGCCGGCGATCCTCGACGGGCTCCTGAGCGGCCAGGCCGAGAGGCGTCGCGCAGCAGCACGCTATTACCAGCAGCGGTAAACGCAGCATGTGCATCATCGGAACGATGTGAGAAAACACGCACGGCCGGGCCGTGCAGGGGCACTGGACAACGGGGGGACACGCCACGCCCGGGAGAGGGACGGCGGCGGTGTCACGGGGAGAGAGAGACCGTTGTTCCTGTGAAGGATGCAGAATCCGGCCGTTTGCCGCAACCGTTCCAGGCGCAGGAGGGCGAGCCGCGATGTGCCACTCGCCCTCCCTGAATCAGCCGTCACGCACGATAACGCCGCGCGAGCTAGTGCTGTGATTCAGAATAACATCACTAGCGCAGCTGAACCTCACGCGTGTGAGTGCCGCCCTTCTCGCTCCGATACGCGATCTCTGCGACGCCGTTCCCTGTTACGATCCATGTCACCGACACCGAGGAGCGACCCGGCACTCCGCCGTTTACCCGGATCTCCGCGGGATCCTTCTCCTGGAGATCGATCTCGTTGGACAGCTCACCGGCCGTGAAGCCGCCGGCCTGGACACGGACGTTGCCGCCACGGATCGAGAAACGATCCGGGACGCCGCTGCTGTAGAGCTCCGCTGCTTCGATGCGTGTCGGGATCGCGCGGGTGTTGCGGATTTCCGCCTTCACGCGATACGTGCTGCCGGCGACGCGTTCGACAGTTACATCGCCCCACTCCAGGAGCGGCATCTCATCCGCGTGGAACAGCGCAAACATCGCATTGCGATGCGCGAGCTCCTGCAGCATGAAGGGCGGCGTGGTGCGGCCGTACCACTTCGACCAGCCGCCGATCTCGATCTCGCCGAGCTCCGGATGGTCATAGGGCGTCCAGTCCCTGTACCATGCACCCATGCCGAGGCGATCATTGAAAAACAGCTGCTGCGTCTCGCGCGGCACCGCGGTACTATCGGTCCATGCCTGGCCGTAGAACTGGTTGCTCGACCACAGCTCGTTCGTGAACGCAATGGCGCCGAGCGCATCGTGCGCCCAGTCGAGCGTGCCGCCATATACCGTGTAGAGATCGCTCCACACGGTCATGTACCTGTAGAACGGCAGGATGAGCTCGCCGCGCTCGCCGAGGTATTCGTACACCCGGTCATCCTGGCGCGTGTACTCGCCGGTTCCCTTGTAGTAGCGCGAACCGGGGCCGTGCAGGATCATGCCACCCGAGTTATGCCACGACTGTACGGCCGCGATGTTCGGATGATCCTTCAGCCACTGCCCCACCGCGCGCGTCTCGGGCCACGAGAACGGATAGCGGTTGGCGCCACCCTGTATGTGCGGCGGCTGCCAGTCACTCGGAAAGTCGCGATTGAGGTCATAGCCGCCGCGCGTGTCGCTGTTGCGGCGTCCATCACCGTCGGTATCGCGGCCTTCACTGCCGAGCAGGATGTAGTCGCCCTTCGTGCCGGCCGGCGCGATGACCATCAGGCGCGGATCGACCGGGCTCGTGATGTGTGTGCCCTGCCCCGGCACGTGCTTGCGCATCTGCCGGATCTCGCCGTCACCGTCCAGGTCGTCCGGATCATCCTCATCGGCGATGCCGTCCTGATCGTTATCCCACGCCATCATGCCGGAGCGTGAGGGGCCGCCCGTCTTCAGGAAGTTCTCGCGACCGTCCGGGTTCATGGTCGGCACGATGTAGAACGTGCGCGCGTCCACCAGCTCCTTCACCTTCGGCAGCGCGTCGTAGTTCTCCATGAGGAACCAGAGCAGATAGAGGTTTACCTCCGTGCCCTGGATCTCATTGCCATGGATGTTCGCGTCCGCCCAGAACGCCGCCTTGCTGGTGTGCGGGCCGGTGTCGGGATTGTTCACCGTCATCAGCCAGATGTCGCGGCCCTCGCCGGACCTGCCGATGGACTGCAGTGTCAGGAACTTCGGGTACGTGCGCTCGAGCTGGCGCAGCGCGGCCGTCATGTCGTCGTAGTCGTAGTAGCGATCGAAGCGGAGATTGACCCGCGGATCGCGGTCCGGCTGCGCAAAGATCTGCGCCTGGGCCGGCGCCGCGGCAGCCATCAGCAGAGCGGCAGACGCAGCTCGTGCCAGTGCGCGCCCGGACATCGTCATCATGTTCATCATTTCTCCTCAGCGCAGCGTGAGCGGCACGGACTGCAGGCCGCCCGCACGTTCCGCGAACACTTCCAGATTGACTCGCGTGCCGGCCTGAGCCTGCACCAGCCACGAGAACTCCGATCGGCCACCCATGCCTTCCAGCCGCGGCACCTGCTGCTGGATGTTGCCCGTGAGAACCGTCATACCGCTGGCTGGCTGCAGGCGCGCCGTCACGGGACGGTTGAAGCGGATGCGCTGTGCAATGGCCAGCTGCGTCGGCAGATACTGCTCGTTGGCGACAGTGGCCGTTACGAGCCATACGTTATCGCCGCGCGATTCCACGTTCGTCTCCACGATCTGTGCGTGCGGCAGCTGCTGAGCGAGCCACTCCACGAACGCCGCGTGCTTCTCCGCAACTTCGCGGATCTGCGCGGCCGGCGGATTGATGCGCGCGTTCGGCCGGAAGCCGCCCACCTCGACGTCACCGAGTGTCGGGTGCTGCGCAGGCGTCCAGTCCACATAACCGTCGATGCCGGCTTCATCGAAGTACGCCAGCCAGCGCGCGTCGACGGACCCGCCTCCGCCGGAGCGGCCGGCAGCGGCGCCGCGTCTCGCGGGTGCCGCGCCGGGCTCGGCCGCTGAATCGGCACGGGCCGCTGCACCGTTACCGGCCGGCTGGAGTGTCCATGCCGGTGTAGTGAAGGAGGGCAGACCCACCTGATAATACACGAACTGCGCAAACGACCCGGCTTCCGCCGCTGCGCCCTCGCCGCGAAGTCCCGTCAGCGCCGTGAAACGTCCGCTGACGTATTCGTAGAACGCACGGTCGGCGGGCAGAAGGTTGGTCGGCACGTTGGGCGGATTCCCCTGCACATCGTCGGGGACCTGACGCTGCGCGGGAGGCGGCGTGCGCAGGTTGTCATACGCGCTGAACGTGAGCACGGCGGCAATGTTCGTGCGGTCGTGCACGAAGTCGACGAGCGTGCGACTCTCGATCTCGCTCACCATGTGCGGTCCGTGATGAGGCTGATAATAGAGATACTCGTGCTGGAAGTTGCGATTCAGGTTGACCCCGTCCGTACCCATGGCCACGTATGCGTCCACGTTGTCCGGATCGATCCCTTCCACGAGCACGCGGTACAGGCCGCGCTCCGCCTTCGCCCGCTCCGCCCCGCGCAGCAGCCGCGGGCTGGCAGAATCCGGGATCATCGTTCCTTCCGGATCCCGCACTCGCATCTGCGTGACCAGGCCGTCACCGTTCAGGTCGCGCCCGAGCTCGCGCACATTCAGGCCGCCGGTCGCTGCAACGCCCCTGTATGGCTTGTAGGGGATCTCGTAGCCGCTCATGGTGAACGCGAGCTCGGCGCCATCGGGATTCGCGCGCGGGATGATGTAGACGGTCCGCTCATCCAGCAGCGCTTTGACCGCAGGGTCCTGTGCATACCGCGTAAGCAGGTGCTCGGCCGTGTACAGTGCGGTGGAGCTGCCAATGAGCCGGTTGCCCTCGATGTTGGCGACGATCAGCAGCGCGGGGCGCGCATCCGGCTCGCGACCCTGCCGGTTGGCGAGAGTCAGCAGCCAGATGTCGCGTCCGCCATCGGTCCTGGCGAGACTCGACAGGGTCGCGAGACCGGAGTGGGCGTTCACGAGCGCGCGCGCCGCCTGCGTCAGCTGATCGTGATCGAGGTAACGGTCATATGCACCGGACTGCGCATCGGCCGCAGCCGGAATGCAGCATGCCAGGGCACCGGCGAGGAGCAGCCCCCGCCTCAGCCTGGATCGCACCATTGCGTCCTCCTGGAGTGATGTGTCGAAGGAAGGGACCAATGTCGCTGGCGGCGTCACCTCGCGCCAGTGCCTGCAACGCCGCGGCGAGCAGTCAGTCCTCAGGCATTCGGCGCAGGCGACGGAGCGGTGCGGGCTACGATGAGATCACTGGCGAGACGTTCGAGCGCGCTGATGCTCATGCCTTCGAAGCGACGCTGGCATACATCTTCGTAGGCGTCGCAGAGACGTGAGCATGCGGGTCCCTCGATGTGATTGTCGGCCAGCTCGAAGATCCCATCATCCTCGCGTGCTATATGCGCGCGGATGAACCCGATGTATGTGGCGGCGTTGGCGGCAAACGTGGCGCGAGCCTCGGCGTGGCCGTTGCCGAGGGCGGGGATGGCGTCGGCCATGACGCGCACGAGCGAGCGACCGTAGCGGTGCTCCTCGCGCATCGCCTCGAGCGGGCCACCCGCGGCCGCAATTCCGTGCTCCTCCATCGTCGTGAAGAGCACGTCCTCCTCGCTGCCGTGGTGGCACGAATCAGTGAAGAGACGAAAGAACCTGATGAAGCCCTCCATGCGCACGGTGTCTGCCAGCGCAGGCGGGTCTGCGACCGCACCCTCGAACGCATCGACGACACGCAGGATCAACCGATGCTGCTCACGCAGGATGGCGGTAGCGGTGTCACGTCTCATGCGGGTACCACCACGCTGCGCATGGCCGTGCCGTCACGCAGGGCCGCGAACGCGTCGCCGATATCGTCGAGACTGTACCGGTGTGTGACGAGATCGCTCATGCGCACCCTGCCCTGGCGGACGAGCTCGATGACGCGCGGGTAGTCCACAGGACGACAGCCGAGTGAGCCGATCACTTCCAGCTCCCGGAACATCACACGTCCCGAGTTGAGGCTCATCGCATCGGGACTGTAGCCGACCAGTACGATGCGGCCACCGGTGCGGGCGGCGGTAACGGCGAGCTCCTGCGTCTCCGGGCGGCCGACGACCTCGAACACCACATCGGCGCCGCCCTCCGTTACCTCGCGAATCACGCGGTCGAGGCGTGGCGACTGGGCCGGGTCGAGGGCGACTTCCGCGCCG includes these proteins:
- a CDS encoding hemerythrin domain-containing protein translates to MRRDTATAILREQHRLILRVVDAFEGAVADPPALADTVRMEGFIRFFRLFTDSCHHGSEEDVLFTTMEEHGIAAAGGPLEAMREEHRYGRSLVRVMADAIPALGNGHAEARATFAANAATYIGFIRAHIAREDDGIFELADNHIEGPACSRLCDAYEDVCQRRFEGMSISALERLASDLIVARTAPSPAPNA
- a CDS encoding M14 family metallopeptidase, whose translation is MVRSRLRRGLLLAGALACCIPAAADAQSGAYDRYLDHDQLTQAARALVNAHSGLATLSSLARTDGGRDIWLLTLANRQGREPDARPALLIVANIEGNRLIGSSTALYTAEHLLTRYAQDPAVKALLDERTVYIIPRANPDGAELAFTMSGYEIPYKPYRGVAATGGLNVRELGRDLNGDGLVTQMRVRDPEGTMIPDSASPRLLRGAERAKAERGLYRVLVEGIDPDNVDAYVAMGTDGVNLNRNFQHEYLYYQPHHGPHMVSEIESRTLVDFVHDRTNIAAVLTFSAYDNLRTPPPAQRQVPDDVQGNPPNVPTNLLPADRAFYEYVSGRFTALTGLRGEGAAAEAGSFAQFVYYQVGLPSFTTPAWTLQPAGNGAAARADSAAEPGAAPARRGAAAGRSGGGGSVDARWLAYFDEAGIDGYVDWTPAQHPTLGDVEVGGFRPNARINPPAAQIREVAEKHAAFVEWLAQQLPHAQIVETNVESRGDNVWLVTATVANEQYLPTQLAIAQRIRFNRPVTARLQPASGMTVLTGNIQQQVPRLEGMGGRSEFSWLVQAQAGTRVNLEVFAERAGGLQSVPLTLR
- a CDS encoding M14 family metallopeptidase, translated to MMNMMTMSGRALARAASAALLMAAAAPAQAQIFAQPDRDPRVNLRFDRYYDYDDMTAALRQLERTYPKFLTLQSIGRSGEGRDIWLMTVNNPDTGPHTSKAAFWADANIHGNEIQGTEVNLYLLWFLMENYDALPKVKELVDARTFYIVPTMNPDGRENFLKTGGPSRSGMMAWDNDQDGIADEDDPDDLDGDGEIRQMRKHVPGQGTHITSPVDPRLMVIAPAGTKGDYILLGSEGRDTDGDGRRNSDTRGGYDLNRDFPSDWQPPHIQGGANRYPFSWPETRAVGQWLKDHPNIAAVQSWHNSGGMILHGPGSRYYKGTGEYTRQDDRVYEYLGERGELILPFYRYMTVWSDLYTVYGGTLDWAHDALGAIAFTNELWSSNQFYGQAWTDSTAVPRETQQLFFNDRLGMGAWYRDWTPYDHPELGEIEIGGWSKWYGRTTPPFMLQELAHRNAMFALFHADEMPLLEWGDVTVERVAGSTYRVKAEIRNTRAIPTRIEAAELYSSGVPDRFSIRGGNVRVQAGGFTAGELSNEIDLQEKDPAEIRVNGGVPGRSSVSVTWIVTGNGVAEIAYRSEKGGTHTREVQLR
- a CDS encoding citrate/2-methylcitrate synthase, with protein sequence MSNTNKGLEGVVIGQTTISQVAGEAGQLIYGGYRIEDLAGNTSFEEVCHLLWYGELPSGTQLTALRRRFASSMAVDERVLDVVRKVAADGHPMATLRTAVSALSAADPDAEDMSPEAADRKAVRLTAQTITLTAAIERIRRGSDPIAPREDLSLAANLLYMMHGAVPDDLAERIIDASLILHAEHGMNASTFSARVTASTLADMHSAVTAAIGTLKGPLHGGANERVMQMLLAIDQPGNAAQWVRDALGRGEKIMGFGHRVYRTLDPRAPILKKLAEQLLERGGDTRWLQISENIQATMHEEMQRKGKKIYPNVDFFSASVYYTLGIPMDLFTNLFACARMAGWTAHVKEQLNDNRLIRPKAEYVGPQGRTTAPIAQRA
- a CDS encoding transglutaminase domain-containing protein, which encodes MLRLPLLVIACCCATPLGLAAQEPVEDRRPARQIGDSVAIAELARSLAGAARSDSARGAVLYEWVARNIRYDASAFFRGADGHESAEDVFRHRSALCGGYVALYQRLAREVGLDAVPITGYAKGVDYVFGRSTKKPNHAWLAMYIAGEWRLIDPTWGAGVIDGRKFEPRFTWDFFLVQPDELILSHFPEDAEWQLVDQPLDRRDFERMRLVPRSLIGVGFSPEVIRATALTAGVTDFPLAGPLGGHVRVLQAPVSGTLPASTNVVVEVEWPGAAEVAMVSGGQWTQLRRNGTRFHGETAPQGTTLQIVGRTGDGQAPYHTLLQYRVAGGRARASAK
- a CDS encoding DUF4142 domain-containing protein yields the protein MRKMRVLLLTGLLTAAACGGDDGENGDAERDTAQISADSAAAAALLTPIRSMSLTEVEFGDLAAQRAAMPAVRQYAQTVAADHRALIGALDSVAALHRATLVETRETQELANTARMAHSGLDGLAGPEFDLPFVRAQVESHRLLVDQLDQQLIPSATQPDLRSLLTDIRAMADAHLTRARQLLAQQLGETDVPQPPPAEPRRDQPTGQPLPPPDR
- a CDS encoding leucyl aminopeptidase; its protein translation is MAEPTISTARVSAADLKTELLVLHVFERDTSAAGFVAKVDGLYDGALSRILASGDFAGRSGDTLAVYPPDPACGIRRVLLVGAGKREDHTVERLRRAVGAAVRVAEKMAIREMSISVGHVHHLSEHMGDYYAGLAAVEAAVLASWDYRDLKTQSEDSAPRATLDRVTIMAHDDRERDELERAVRHGTITARGANVARDLQQRPSNMATPSFVADRAKEIADRLKLKITVLDRDQMRKEGMHALLAVAQGTLEEPRFVALEYRGGEKDAKPLVLVGKGVTFDTGGISIKPADRMEEMKYDMSGAAAVIGAIHAIAELELKVNVVALTPLTENMPSGSAYKPGDVIRSLLGKTIEVVNTDAEGRLALADALAYARRYDPAAIVDCATLTGACVVALGHHAMGLMGNNGQLIDQVRAAGQRTGERCWPMPLWDEYREQIDSTIADIKNSGGRAAGSITAGWFLKEFVSDDTPWAHLDIAGTAYRDEAAPYLRKGAAGVPTRLLIDWVRSRAGA